GAGGAGGCATCAGGACAACAAATTAACCTAAATAAGTCAGAAGTCTTCATAAGTCGCAACATCAGTCATGCAGCCCAAGAAGACCTTGCAAGAGTCTTAGGAGTGAGACATGTTCTTGGGACCGGTAAATATTTGGCGCTACCATCCATGATTGGGAGGAGTAAGAAGGCAATTTTCTCATTTATAAAGGATCGAATGTGGAAGAAGATGAACTCGTGGAGAGGAAGATCATTGTCAAAAGTCGGTAAAGAAATAATGATAAAAGCAGTCTTACAAGCAATTCCATCATACGTCATGAGCACATACCTCATTCCATTTACAACAATACAAGGTCTTTAAATTAGTttgttataaataattttaaaatatgagagAAACTATTGTTCCTATCTTTTAGGTACGAAAACAACAACTGAACCCACACATCACTGGCACAATTCGGCGGACCCACACACAAATCTAAAActaaattgcaaaaaaaatagtgatacATGGGACGAACGAGAATAATAACTAGATCTGAGTCAAACGAAGTCGAACCTACATTGTTAACCAACTATCCGAGTCACCAGCGCACTGGAGGCAACGACAACCACCACCCAAAAACACACCAACAAGCAACAAAGTTGACAAGGGGCGACGGAACCGCCAGATGAACCGATCCAAAGCTACAATGAAATATGGCATATTTACTATATATTTGCTCGAAAGTTGGGGAACTGTTCAGCACTTATGGCAGAACTCTGGGGCATCCTATCAGCACTCCAATTTGCCACGGAGAAAGGATACAGTAAAGTTATTTTGGAGTCAGACTCTATAGTCGTCGTAGACCTTATTGTGAAGCGTTGTCCAGACAATCACCCTTGTGCTTCTATTATTTCCTCCATCAATTTCCTTAAGATGCAGGAGTGGGAGATTTCCTTGCAACACACCTATAGGCAGGCCAACCAGGTTGCAAACTGACTTGCGGGTCACGCTTTAATTTTACCCACGGGTATACATGTTTTTAATAGTCCTTTGCCGGGTTGCACAAACCTTTTATGGCAGGACTGTGCTGGTGTTTATTTCAATCGTAGAGTTTTATTGTAATTTAGTCTAACGACTTCCctcgtataaaaaaaattaattgtaccaaacaaaaagtaAATCATATGATATTGCAAATACATTATTCATCGACTTTCTCCCCATGAAACAATGTATACAACTAGAATACATACATATAGTAAGTATGAGCATACTCTTAAATATAATCAACCATGTTTAATTTATGTAGCTTGAACTCGAAGAGGTTGAACCCTCTTTAAGGATAATCCAAATTGTTCATCCATATTCATGTTTTCTGGCATTAGTCCATCAGCAAGTGTCCATTCAAAATTGCGTAAAAGGGATGCCACTATTAAATGCACAATCCTATGAGCTAACGACAATCCTGGACAAATTCGTTTGCCTGTCCCAAAgggtataagctcaaaattgtTACCCTTATAATTTATATCACACTCCAAAAATCTTTCAGGCATGAACATATTTGAATTTTCCCAAATGGTTGGATCTCTTCCCATGGACCACACATTGACTAAAACTTCTGCATTTTTTGGGACATTGAAGCCTAATATGTTCACATTTTCATCACATTTGTGGGGTATCAATAATGGAACTGTAGGGTGCAATCGAAATGTTTCTTTCACAACTGCTTGTAAGTAAGGTAGCTTGGAAATATGTGATTCTTCAAGTGTTTCATCTTTGCCAATTGCTTCACATAATTCTTTTCTTGCTTTTGTTAATTTGTCGGGGTGACGTAATAACTCAGCCATAATCCATTCAATTGTATTTGAAGATGTGTCAATCCCACCAACAAATAAATCCTAATATATGGAACATCATATTTTCAAGTTCagcaaaaaaatataacatatcaTATTAGCAAAACCATTCAATGAAGCAAAATACTAAAAATTGTTCATAGAAGTAAAATTTCCCAATTTTAGATTTAAGTTAGCTTTTTTTTAGGTTACCCATAAGAAACTGTGGATAATTTATGCAACGATCAATAACAACTAGCCACGTAAATAAATTTGTAAGTATATGGTAAAAGTTAGTTTGTGGGTATCACtcatgaatttatttttgtgtgGCTAATTCTCCTTAGTTGTTAGATAAATTATCCATAATTCTTCGAGGGATAATGTATGTTTCACCTTACGTGACAATATGTGATTCTTCTAAAGTTAAAATGAATTTGGGACGGGAGCTAAAGTCGGATCTACTTGACAACGTCCAAATATGTAAATTAATCTTCTATATACATAGAATTAAGTTTGTCTCTTTCAAAGTGAAATCAAATTTACATTTAGCTTAATCATAGTGGGAACTAGGCATGACAATACTATAGAACTTCTACCCGTTGGTATCCGCCCGAACTCGTCCAAATTTTGATAGGAAAAACTCAAAATGACTAAGTTTTAGTTTTCCCcaattttaaaatacaaaaacgTGGCAGATAATGGagacagaaaaaaaaagtacttcTATATATTATGGATATTAAAGTACCGTTTGACCCGGCTTTTTTTAGGTGTAGCaattattttaatcataaagctaTAAATAATAggtttaaaactaaaattaatgttgtttggtatatcttacttttttttaaaaaaaaaagaagttaaaagttgttttttttaattattataataaggttaaaaaatatgtttgataatatattataatttttctttaaatatagaaactgtttttttttttcttaccagagcttttaaaaattgttgtttggcctaattttttacttctaagaaaaaagaaaggaaaaaatgCTAGGTCAAACGGTACCTAATAGTCGCGTGAGCTTATAGTTTAGTTGataggacattgcattatatattcGGGGGATCAGTGTTTGAACTCCGATCATCTTACTTATCCACCTTAACGGTGatatttctagccactagactacattaccaaaaaataataatttatgaatatcaaaatttaattattgaaaatataacACTAACCATAAACAAATGCACCATTTCATTGCGGCTCAATTCAGAACTAGTGTCTCCAATATTGTTAAGAAGTGAATCTAACACATCATTGCAAACCTCATAATCAACTTTGGAAGCTCTTGAACAAATTCTATCTTCAAtaattccatcaagaatctCACACAACTTCTTCATATGATCGGTCATCCTTGCACGTACACTTTGTGGATCTAATGGACGGAGAATTGGAAAGAAATCTGAAATATTAGGCCTACCAGCTTCTTCCATCATACCCCAAACAATATTCTCAAACTCTTGAGACTTTTCATCATGTGTGATTTGAGACAAATCCATAGAGAAGAAAGtgtttgaaattgaattaaGCATAGTTATAAAAACAGCTTTACCAATGTCAAAAACTTCACCTCTGTTGCATTTTTCATTCACATAATCCAATAATTCTTTCAACTTTTGTTGTCTAATGACTTTTGTGGAGTCAAGATGTTTTGGAGAGAATACTTTTGTAGCACAAACTCTCCTAAGTTTCTTCCATGATGTTGATAAGGGGTGAAGCCATGTGATTGAGAATTTGTAATGCTCGGTTGCATACACAGAGTGAGGGATTGTCCTATTAGAAAAGATTTGGGAATTTTCATGTAAGACTTGTTTGGCTAGTTGTGGTGATGAGATTACTATCGTTGTTATGGTTCCTAGTTTTAGTGTCATGATTGGTCCATAGATTTTAGAGAGTTTTGTGAGTGTCTTGTGTGGGCTTTTGCCAAGTTCTAAGATGTTTCCTAGGATGGGGAGTGGGTGTGGCCCTGGTGGAAGTTTTGTAGATTTTTTAGTTTGGCTTAATTTTCTAATaatgaagatgaaaatggtTGCACTTACGAAGGTAATTCCTAGTAGAAGTGTTTGGTACTCCATGGCTCATTGGTTTGCCTTTCCTTTTTGTGATATGGATATTTATAAGAGAAGAAAAGAACCACCATGTAACatggttaaaatattttttttatataaataataataatattgttctTGTGAGCTTAACTTAGTTTGTAGGAGCATTGCATTCTATATGTAGGGGCCGCGGTTTGAACTCGGGTACACCTCACTTATCTATCTTATGGATGGAATTACTACTTAATTTAATTTCCAACAATATATAACATCTAATTTCTTTGAGAGATAAATATCTATGTCAATTTATctcaatattaattaatttcttgaGAATACAGAaagttaaatgaaaaataatagataaaaaACTGGGGGCATAAAAAACTAGGAGAAAagttgatttatattttaagcataaatgcacttttggtccccttatttttaaaaaaatgaagttttggtcccctattttaaaaaccagttttttagtccccctattttcatttttttttgagttttgatcccccatcccattttggggttaattttgttgatgtggtcTTTAACCAATGATGTGACAAtattcatgtggacaaatttaatatctatgtcattattatatatttttaaattcaataaaactttatttataaaatattttaattattaaaattatatattcaactgagataataattttaaatcttataaaatatgaaatatgaaaccctaattatcaaaccttcaactactagaattttattcaccatTAGAGAGAATCATTCCTTTACCAATCCTATAgtttccgttcaaactcaacaatttctagatttttaaaaacaaaaagaaattagagatgattttgtgattcaatagaaattactcatactatttaaactatctatgactttggatgggtttgaatgaaaacccgtaaattgttttaagtttgaagttgaattctagattggttttatataaagttggatgatgatgatgatgaaagttggcgattcttgaaacacaaaacttgctttcaatatgcaatagtttgatttgaatcaaagaggaccatgtccatgttgtgattgtttgttttttctttgatttaataaattagaggttgtgaattttgggattttttattttaatgagtttacgatgatgatggtgaaacgtgattattttgttttctggaTTGGTAAGAAGAGTAGGATAACTGGATAAGTGGATGATGATAATGGGGGCTATGGATTGTTTGGTgtgatttttgatgtttttgaattattttttattgatttcttcttaaaaaatatgataattttaataattaaaatattatataaaataagttttattgaattaaaaataaataataacatggatattaaatttgtccacgtggacgctgatatgcattaatgacaatgtcacatcaacaaaaatagCCCTAAAATGGGATGGGGgataaaaactcaaaaaaagttaaaattgggggactaaaaagttagtttttaaaatatggggaccaaaacttcatttttttgaaaatagggggatcaaaagtgcatttaagcctatattttattaaaaacattgACCCGTAAATTACTTCTTCCAGAtgctattataaacaaaaaacactttttagattcattgaaaaaataatgtatttagtctatattattgactGGATACATTGTTttttcaatgaacttaaaagtgttttttgtttataattgtgTCCGAATGAAGTAAGTCTATAACGTATAAGTGAGAGaaattttttacaatttataaactttttttactattgtattaataaattttaccatTAAATAAGATGTGACATATTGATCTAATAGTGAGTGAGACTAATTGATTTAATACACGATAAatacaaatttatatatagtgAAAAATTAGTCTTGTACATAATTGACAAAGTCTCACACGTAACTATGCATGAATCACAcgagaacttataaaaaaatgtgggtTTTTTGGGTGACTTAAATTTCACATGAGATGCATGAATCACACAAAAACTTATCTCAGTTATTCActttaacttttttgtttttctctgtactatattcttttttcttttatgaatcaACAGTTGTCGGATTAGAAAAATGAGAGAGGGCGAACTGgttagaactttttttttttttttgtctaaaatgGAGAGTATGGCATTATAGTAAGTCAtcgacatcccaactatgttggcacctcaATACATTACCACTCCTCCACCATCTCACCAAAAGTATTATtagaatgaaaaaacaaaagaaagggtGGGGGGGCATAAACCAAACCCACCAAAACAAGATTAACGAAAGCGATAATTAGACAAACCAACTCTATCTCTAAAGAAACTCTCTCTAGAGCAACTTGGTAATTGATCCCACCAGACTAacccatcaacaaaaaaacccGCATTAGCTAATCTGTCTGCACAAGTATTTccttctctataaatatgagaaaatctaaaacgaaaattccgAATGATATGAAGACAGTTTTTCCATTTAACCTTCAGCTTCCAAGGGACCACATTCACATTAGTGAAAGCTTGAACTACAAGGATATAGTCACATTCAAGCCATAGACGGGTCCATCCTTTAGCAGAAGCAAATTCAATAGCATAAATTGCAGCACAAATTTCAGCATAAAGAGAGGTTGCAACACCAATGTTAGCCGAAAATGCACCTAAAAAAGTACCAAGATGGTCTCTAAAGATGCCACCACAAGAAGAAATACCTGGAGAACCTCTAGAGGCACCATCAGTATTGCACTTCACCCAAAAACTAGGAGGCATGATCCAATTGACTTGTTTAATAGATGGCGGAGGGGGAGGATGACAATCAACACCAAAATGCTTGAGGATAGAAAATTCTTTTATAGATGAGTACATGTGACCTTTGGAATAATGAGCTGCTTGATGAATAAGACTTTTCACATAGATCAGATCCCGAGAAAAATAGGGATAAATATCATTAAACCTGACATTGTTCCTGCATTTCCAGACCTTCCACAAAATATTGACAATGGCTGCAATAATGAGATCATGCAATTGAGGACTCCAACCTTTGTTACATATGCCAAGAAGAGAATCAAAATTTGAGAGATCAAGAGGCATGCCTAGCAAAGAAGATAACCAGTTCCAATACTGCATTATAAAGGGGCAGCGCAAGAACAGATGAGCAACAGTTTCGTAACTACTGCCACAAAGACTGCAACAAGAAACTATCGTGAGGCCTCTTTTGATCAAGTTATCATCAGTGGCGATAACATTGTGCATAATTCTCCAAACAACTAAAGATCTAGAAGGGGGAATAAAAAGTTTCCAGATGAGCTTGGTCCAGCCTATACATTGAGGGGGCGGCATATCACAAGAATAAACTGGTTAGAACTTAGAACatcaaaattcacaatttttttttggttgattaaACAGATCCTactcaatttttaatattattttatactttCAAACTCTTTAAACAATTCAAACTCTTTTAATATTATGGTGTAATGagtaaaatggtctcttaaagatattttttgttttatattggtctcttaaagaaaaaaaaaagtctgaataggtccttaaagaaaaaaaaatgttcgaataggtcccttaaagacatatccgttaatcagtttggtcctatttgaacctttttttagggaccaaactgattaacggggATATCTTTAACGGACCTATTcggatctttttttctttaagggaccgatctgaaacaaaaaatatctttaagagaccattttacAAATTAAGcctaatattatttaatattattccCTTCTGGGTTGTTACTACACTTTTGTAATTTGTGTGGTTTGGCTGGGTCAGATTTTTTGTCCCCTCATCTTCTCTGTactatctttattttaattttaatctatTTCAGGTGTTGCAGTTGGCTTGCCATATGCACCTCAGTAGTTCTGTGTAGCAGGGCCACATCTTTTTGGACCAAAAATGTTGTATTGCTTTCACGCAAATGACAATCTCGACCGTAGAAACATTATCGTATGGCCCTGACTAATCTAATATCatttagtatgtgtttggttctatggtggacataattgattttgacagaattgagtttgagagaattgattttaacaaatttgagtttgacagaattgatttatatttGGATATAATAATGCACAATTGATTGTTAAGGAAATAATAGAGAAGTTTGTATGTCATAAATGTAGAATTGATTCTCTCCACCATAGAAGCTAAAAATTGTGGCTTCaactagaattgattctgaaaAATAGTCAaacacaatattatttttttttcatttgcaAGGTAGAATAAATTCTAAGGTGTGTAGAATggaaaccaaacacacacttaaTTAACAGTTACTACATTATCGAAATAATTGCGTTAAATCCATTTTCAATATTTGAGGCTCAATTTCtgtttatatacatatatagaGTAGACCAACTATTCACATACTATTTCAGCAACGTAAAACAAAAGGTCCAAGTAACTACACGCAAGCAGAAAACAAATGTTATAAATGTGACAAAGAAAAGTATATCAGGTAAAACTAAAGCATGTGAAATGTGGCCCTTAGTGATAAATCTTGTACACACTTTGGCTTTGCGAAGTCTAACATGAACATGTGATTCATGTGTTGCACAATACACATGTCTCGAATAGGTATTGTAATTTGACTTATACCCAGTGGACACCCGTAAAAAATATCTATAATAGGTAGGGTAAAAACTCACATTTTGGGTACgggtatgagtaattacccgcaaaaatgaacaggtatgggtgcgggtacggatACTTTAGTTCCCACCCCGCctcatacccgcataatatatatttatttattttatatatattattatataattacatatgtatatcaattttaaaaaaaacaacactattaaactaatacacatttttaataaaaatgtttatttataacataatacaagCACAATGTTaatatgtcaacaaagaaatgaactttaaaATGAGGTTagtaaaatttttgtttataattttcatgagtcaacattaattttttttaaaaaaattaattatattaaaatgatatgatattttataattgatcgatttatttttaataaaaatgcgggtaacggatACGGGTATGtgtacttaggtacccatagggtatggggacgggtaCAAAGgatgttacccacgcgggtatggggatgagtacgggtaatttttcaaattacggggatggggatgggtactatagtaccctacccatactcTACCCATTGTCATTCCTAgtctcgaataacattataacgaatacgaattttacaaaatcgatcgttgaattgaaagattatatgatataaaaccCAAACTGTTAATTTGGATCCTCTCATGTTTATTGTCTCCCGACTTCTCTCCTGTGTAATTCTCATCCCTTGGATTAATCTGATGGTGAGacacaaaaaccaaaattgGAGAGAGAAACTCATAAAATAGGCATTTCATTCTTTCCCTTTTCTTCTCCACCGCCCCACCACTTCCAATTTCTTCTCCACCGTCACACGACCAATCACATAACAAGTTCTCGGCACGGAAGCGACGGGAGGAAGGAATCGCGTTTAGCTGTGGTGACAATTTGCAAGTTAAACTCACTGCTCAAGCAGAAAACAAATGTTATAATGTGACAAAGAAAAGTATATTAGGTAAAACTAAAACATGTGAAATgtcaccaacaatgaattggtgcAATAGTAAGGATTTTGATCATTTTAAGCATGTAGTTAGTGGTTCGATTCTTGATTCATGCGTATCgaaaaaattcggttgaaaGAAGAGAACTCACCTTGTGTACCTCACAAACTCCCTGACGGAGATTTATCATCGCTAAGGATAGTGGACTGGAAATTAAACTTCgatatcatattaaaaaaaagtgaaatgtgGCCCTTAGTGATATATCCGGTACACACTTGCCTTAACCTTTTCCATATACTAAAAACTCTCgagacaaaattgaaaattctcaCTTCTGTTTTCTCTTGTGAATAAAAatcttaattcatttcattaattaagtaatttttaatatataggagtcgattaaaaaatattgtgacTAGCTAAAGAATAGGTTGTCTTTACTAAGTGATGAGTTATCATGGAATCATAGTCGTTTGTCGCTTGACAAACTCGACCTCAAAGTTTTTAGCTAATGATAATAGAGACTTAATACGAAAGATTACaatactaattttttatgtaCCGACGTGCCTAGAAGAAATAGCATCAACTACTACTTTAGAGTGACTCTCAAATATGACATGAGAGAGTCCTCTATTAATCCCTTCTTCAATTACTTCTTTGAATGTCATCGCTTCTCCCTCGAATATGCATAATCTTCCATGGATGAGTTTAGTTCCATCAAGTACAAACTGCCCTCGGTGGTCGTGTAAACAACAACCCCAACCGTTGCTCCAGCTGCGTCATAGAAACTAACATCCATTTCAAATATCCTGGCCACGGTGGACTCAAATGTGAGGTTGTTATATACTGTTTGTTGCTGCATATTAACTtcagatgttttctcttcgggcccccgtgtttcttttatacccccaaatattccaattttgcccttgataaaaacttcggttcgcagaaaccgaattttttttttagtacaaattcagagtaaaattcggtttttataaaccgaaatttgttttcaaggcaataaCGACTTTAAACGAAATTTCAATTGTCGTGTCCTTGTTATCCCTttctaaaacttttttttatagatagggAAGTTAAGCTACCTTAGTCGGCCTATGCAACTGGCATCTTCCACCTATTTGATAAGTTGTAATCTATCCACTGCTTAATAATTAAATCTTTTCTTTAacactattttttatatttgatatttgtttTCATAGAACCAGTACTTGAAGCACTTGAAAATCTGGTGAATTCATCTGATCATGAGACCGCGTACCATGCTTGTTGGGCAGTTTCCTATGTTGCTAGCGTAGATAATCAACTTGTTATTAGTGGCAGTTTTATTGTACTCTTCAAGAGACTATTGATTAATTGGCtttcttcattaaaaaaaaagttagagcCAATTCTATAAACTTATTTAAGTGTCTCTCGGATAATCAATTGACAagaatcaaaaacaaaataatgaattcagaaacatgataaaaaaatacgCTTGTTGGGTAATATCGAATGTTACAGTTGGATCTCAACATCATATTTACGGATACCTATGTCTTCGATTGTTTCGAGACTAGATGTTACAATATCAGGATCACGACACGTCAGAAGATCACACGAGGCTTCCATACACACTTTATGCAAGAAGTACCTGTCAACCAAGGAAAATAttgtaactttttttaaatgaaaaactTATATTGCACTATGGAACTTCCCACTATCTCACTTTGGTAGAAGAACCGCACAATATACCATTTGAGATGGACCAAACAACTCCATTTTTGACATTCAACTCAACGTTTTCAAGCAAGCCAAGTAAACGACCAACAATATTATAGTATATTACAGCCTCAATTGGGTGTGGAGACCCAGCAGTAACGTTGGATATTATCCTCAAACCGTActttatgattatgtttctgAATTCATTTATTCTTTTTGTATGTTTGAGCCCTTTGTCGAATGAGAAATATTCGTCCAATAGCTCCACAGTTAGAATTTATTCTAATGGGCCTGTTTTAGAAAGGGATAACAAAGACACGAAAATTGAAATTCCGTTTAAAGTCATTATTGATTGTTTTGCCCCATCTATCAAAAACGTTTTAGAAAGGGATAACAAAGACATGACAATTGAATTTCTGTTTAAAGTCATTACTGATTGTTTTACTCTATCTATAAAAAAGTTTGAGAAAGGGATAACAAGGACACGACAATTGAAATTCCATTTAAAGTCATTATTGACTGTTTTGCATGGTCAACAACAAGTGAAATATTGCATAGAATTAACGCCGCCTGTTCAATACGATGGACACATTATTatcatcaaacatatttttatagTATTGAAAGTAAATAATGTTTAATATACAAAAAGAGCGACGAGAATGTTGAGTAACATAGGAACATTAAATTTAGCTACAATTTTCATATCGTCAAACTTTCTATAGTAATGCGTCTTAGAAACGATGAAGCTTGCAACTACATATAGACAGGGGTAAGTCATCAACCATCAAACATAattctttgtttaaaaaaagtCATAGTATTTTTTTCGGTTGACATGTACTTCTGGCATAAAGTGTGTATGGAACCCTTGTGTGATCTTCTAACGTGTCATGATCCTGGCATTGTGACATCTTGTCTCAAAACAATCGAAGGCATATGAATCCGTAAATATGATGTTGAGATCTAACTGTAACATTCGATATTACCCTACAAGGATAATGTTTGAGCATGTTTCTGgattcattattttaattttgatttttggcaATCGATTATCCGAGAGACACTTAAATAAGTTTATAGAATTGGCTctaactttgattttttttttttaaatgaagaaaaCCAATTCATCAATAGTCTCTTAAAGAGTTCAATAAAACTTCCACTAATAACAAGTTGATTATCTACGCTAGCAACATAGGAAACTGTCAAACAAGCATGATACGCAGTCTTATGATCAGGTGACTTCACCTGATTTTCAAGTGCTTCAAGTATTAGTTCTATGAAaaacaaatatcaaatataaaaaatggtgATAAAGAAAGGATTTAATTATTAAGCGGTGCATAAATTACAACTTATCCAATAGGTTGAATATGCCAGTTGCAGAGGCCGGCTAAGGTAGCTGCAATTGccttatctataaaaaaaagttttaaaaaggGATAATAAGGACCCGACAGTTGAAATTCCGTTTAAAGTCATTACTGACTGTTTTGccctatctataaaaaaaagttttagaaAGGGATAATAAGGACACGACGGTTGAAATTCTGTTTAAAGTCATTATTGACTGTTTTGCCctatctataaaaaaagttttagaaAGGGATAATAAGGACATGACAGTTGAAATTCCGTTTAAACAAGGACACGACAGTTGAAATTCCGTTTAAAGTCATTATTGATTGTTTTGccctatctataaaaaaaagttttaaaaatggATAACAAGACATGACATTAAATTTAGCTACAATTTTCATATCATCAAACTTTCTATAGTAATGCATCTTAGAAACAAAAATGCTTGCAACTACATATATACAGAGGTAAGTCATCAACCATCGAACATAAGTCTTTCTTTTCATGTACAAGATAATGAATGATACATACCTGATACCTATATAAAGGGGCATATTATCTCTTCCCATGAACTCAATCAGCTTTGGTACAACGTCATTTGTGTCAATAAGTGTATCAATGGAACCGTCATAAGATCCTTTAAACATATCACAATTTGTTAGATTTTAACTAAAAGGAAgag
This genomic interval from Trifolium pratense cultivar HEN17-A07 linkage group LG6, ARS_RC_1.1, whole genome shotgun sequence contains the following:
- the LOC123892780 gene encoding cytochrome P450 76T24-like encodes the protein MEYQTLLLGITFVSATIFIFIIRKLSQTKKSTKLPPGPHPLPILGNILELGKSPHKTLTKLSKIYGPIMTLKLGTITTIVISSPQLAKQVLHENSQIFSNRTIPHSVYATEHYKFSITWLHPLSTSWKKLRRVCATKVFSPKHLDSTKVIRQQKLKELLDYVNEKCNRGEVFDIGKAVFITMLNSISNTFFSMDLSQITHDEKSQEFENIVWGMMEEAGRPNISDFFPILRPLDPQSVRARMTDHMKKLCEILDGIIEDRICSRASKVDYEVCNDVLDSLLNNIGDTSSELSRNEMVHLFMDLFVGGIDTSSNTIEWIMAELLRHPDKLTKARKELCEAIGKDETLEESHISKLPYLQAVVKETFRLHPTVPLLIPHKCDENVNILGFNVPKNAEVLVNVWSMGRDPTIWENSNMFMPERFLECDINYKGNNFELIPFGTGKRICPGLSLAHRIVHLIVASLLRNFEWTLADGLMPENMNMDEQFGLSLKRVQPLRVQAT